The genomic window TGCACACATTATTCATAAAGaaccaacttaaaacctaaaataaacgtaagagagcAAAGACAATTAGTTCAGGCAAGGACCAACTGTATGGAGACTATGCTTTCTGTTAGAGAAGGGGATGCTTGCTGTCTTCTCTCTGCTCTAAGGTGGGGGTGTGGAGTTGGGACTGCAAAATCTTATTTTTGAGCTTGATTCACCAATAGTTGTAGACATTGTCAGCAGCAATAAGGACGATGTTACTTAGTTCGGAGAAATTATTAGAGGGTACCCCGGGGattattaatttaaacaatAAGTCTTTAGTTACTTACTTTTGTATCATTAAACGACAACTGATATGGTTGCTCATGCTCACTTTTTATCTCAGATGTCTATATTTTCTTTGCTGCCATGATCTGGACTATGTTCCAAATTGTCCCAGTTACATTCTACAGAGGAAGAGGacatcaaattttaaattatttacttattaaaaCTGTTATCTTGATTTGATTCTTGGCATCTCTACCATACACTATTGCCAGTACTCTTCACGAGTTATTTTGGCATTACAAAAGGTCTAATAATACTGTCTGACAGGGACATAGAGGTGAGGTACCGACTTTTGTGTAAGAGTATTGTCTGACTTTGAATTTTCTACCCATAGTAGGGACATATTTATTGCAGTTTTATTATGTTGTTGTCCAATATCTATAATATCATTGTCTTGGTCACTAAGCTCTTTGCTTCTAATATATAGCTTCTCCTAAGTGTCATGCTAACTAGTTAAGAACCTAAAATAGTAAACTTCACATtgaaaaaaacatgttttacattttaaaaaagtttactACACAAGTTCCAAGACAATTTTACTACTTctggttccttaactagtgctaCGTgtgcactagttagcatttttcaATTAATCTTACCCCACTTGCTCTGCAGTCGGGATATCCTGTATCCACCATCACTATATTGGTGGCCGTTGGATCAAGATCGTACAATTTAGAAAAATGTAGATTTTGATTTCTtttccaaaatccaaaatatcgAACTTGAAATCTAAACTATGTGTTCTTGATCAaacatttatcaatatattgACCATGTGAATGCAGATATCGTGACGGCAGGGACCCCAGAAACATAATGTTCTACAACTTGTCAGTCAATTACTTGTTTGTTCCTagtaaaaagaaagaaacatagAAGAGATAATGTGTTGACAATCATTCATAATCATTTACATTCACCTTTGAGTAAAACAAAACTTCAGAAAGGTAAAGAACCACACACCCTGTAATTCAAGCAATGTCTAAAAGCATTTTTTTTCTAACAATAATCAGTGTCAGGCTCTCACTAAGTCACTTGCAGAAGTCTACATTCTGCATTTGCCTCTGCTGTTTATCACTGCTAAGATTCAATTCAAAGATCTAACTTCATTTGGATAATAACtggaaataaagaaataaaacaaaacagaaaaaaaagtgaaaatggAAAATCATCTGACATTAAACATTAAACATCATTCACCTAAGGGAAGGAATGCATTTTTGGATTCCTTTCCATAACAAAATGGAAAGAATGCTCTTTTAGTTCTGCTATTACAATCCTCACTTGCACTAGCATCATTCTGGTTGTGCCTATTTTGTTGTATACTGGCTTGAACATCCGTAAAAACTTGTCTATCATTTGCAGAATCCATTGAGAAAGATCTTCGAATTGGCTGAATCGAAAACATGTCGTCTTTCTTTCTGATGATATCAATATACTCATCTCCCATGATGGAAATATGGTGACACTTAACTGGTTTCATTTTCCTTGTAGAGTGATAATTTCTACTATGTACTACGCTTCCCCTTGAATAATTTATTTCTTGTTGAACCTCATTTTCTCTTCCACCTAATTCAATGACCACAAACTCTTCATCATTACCTAAGTTAGAGAGCAACTGAGAATCCTGAGGAGAAGAACTTGGTGCTATGATAATGTCAAATGAAGTGTTTGTTGTGTTGCCTGAAATGCTTGATCTACAAAGAGGACAATTAGAATTGGTTTGAAGCCAAATATCAATGCAATCCAAGTGAAAAGCATGGTTGCAATTAGGGAGAATTTTTATCACGTCCTGTTCTTGAAACTCTGTCAAACAAACCACACAGCCATACACACTTTGATCCTCACATTCTTCTTTTATAAACTGAAAACTTGGGATTTCTCTGATGACTGCTTCGTCTAGTCCTCGGTTCCATATCGTAGGAGACAATGCTATGAAGTGATCTTCCTCGTTCTGTCGAGCTCGAAGTACCGAAGTCCATCTCATCGGGTTAACTTGATTCCAGTTTGAACAGCATTTGGTTACAAAAGTGAAGTAACTAAGGAGCAATAAAATGGTAGCCATGATGCTGAGAACAACAATGGCAAATATTGGAAAAGCATAGTCTGAAACAGGTTGTGGAGGGTGGTGATGAAGTGTACTAGCTTGAGTTATGATAGGTGGGAGAGCTTGATATCCAAGCTTGTAGAATTGGTTCTTGTTCATTGCCATTAGCAAAGCTGTAAATGTGAGATGTGGTATGGCCTTAAAAGGTTAGGTGCATGGAGGTTTGACTAATAGGGTTTGCTATGTAAAGAAATCATCTTGTATTGGACGGAAAAGGAGCCATTTAAGATAGGAAAGCACGAGATGATTCAGATCTCTTTTAACGTAAGTGGAGGTCTTGGATTCAAATTTAGCCCTGAATATGTAACAACGTAAAATCTCTCGAGGGAGAGTTTTGCAGTTGATTATGGTCATACCCGACTTGAGGGATTAGTGTCTATAGTTGCGCGTAGAGATATCTGATTTGCACAAAAAACCTATATTAATATGATAGTGATGTATTTGTTAGTCAAAGATGACTTGAGACTTGAGGAAAGTGAAAAACTTATGGATGAAATGGATTATTTCATAGTAAAAGATTGACATGTGCATGTGCTGATTACAAGGAAAAGGAAACACTTGAAGAGAAGCATATGGGGGGCCAAGATTTTTCTTAATGAAGAAGGATAAAAAAGGGTTTGGACTAATGTAATTGTac from Trifolium pratense cultivar HEN17-A07 linkage group LG1, ARS_RC_1.1, whole genome shotgun sequence includes these protein-coding regions:
- the LOC123883634 gene encoding RING-H2 finger protein ATL16-like isoform X2; the protein is MAMNKNQFYKLGYQALPPIITQASTLHHHPPQPVSDYAFPIFAIVVLSIMATILLLLSYFTFVTKCCSNWNQVNPMRWTSVLRARQNEEDHFIALSPTIWNRGLDEAVIREIPSFQFIKEECEDQSVYGCVVCLTEFQEQDVIKILPNCNHAFHLDCIDIWLQTNSNCPLCRSSISGNTTNTSFDIIIAPSSSPQDSQLLSNLGNDEEFVVIELGGRENEVQQEINYSRGSVVHSRNYHSTRKMKPVKCHHISIMGDEYIDIIRKKDDMFSIQPIRRSFSMDSANDRQVFTDVQASIQQNRHNQNDASASEDCNSRTKRAFFPFCYGKESKNAFLPLVINSRGKCRM
- the LOC123883634 gene encoding RING-H2 finger protein ATL16-like isoform X1, giving the protein MAMNKNQFYKLGYQALPPIITQASTLHHHPPQPVSDYAFPIFAIVVLSIMATILLLLSYFTFVTKCCSNWNQVNPMRWTSVLRARQNEEDHFIALSPTIWNRGLDEAVIREIPSFQFIKEECEDQSVYGCVVCLTEFQEQDVIKILPNCNHAFHLDCIDIWLQTNSNCPLCRSSISGNTTNTSFDIIIAPSSSPQDSQLLSNLGNDEEFVVIELGGRENEVQQEINYSRGSVVHSRNYHSTRKMKPVKCHHISIMGDEYIDIIRKKDDMFSIQPIRRSFSMDSANDRQVFTDVQASIQQNRHNQNDASASEDCNSRTKRAFFPFCYGKESKNAFLPLAVINSRGKCRM